Proteins encoded in a region of the Pseudomonas putida genome:
- a CDS encoding YciK family oxidoreductase, with translation MFDYTARPDLLQGRVILVTGAGRGIGAAAAKAYAALGATVLLLGKTEANLNEVYDQIEAAGHPQPVVIPFNLETALPHQYDELAVMIEDQFGRLDGLLNNASIIGPRTPLEQLSGDNFMRVMHINVDATFMLTSTLLPLLKLSEDASVVFTSSSVGRKGRAYWGAYGVSKFATEGLMQTLADELEGVAPVRSNSINPGATRTAMRAQAYPSENPQNNPLPEEIMPVYLYLMGPDSKAVNGQALNAQ, from the coding sequence ATGTTCGACTACACCGCCCGCCCCGACCTGCTGCAAGGCCGGGTCATTCTGGTGACCGGCGCCGGCCGTGGCATTGGTGCTGCTGCTGCCAAGGCCTATGCCGCACTGGGTGCCACCGTGCTGCTGCTGGGCAAGACCGAGGCCAACCTGAACGAGGTCTACGACCAGATCGAAGCCGCCGGGCACCCACAGCCGGTGGTCATCCCGTTCAACCTGGAAACCGCCCTGCCCCACCAGTACGACGAGCTGGCGGTCATGATCGAAGACCAGTTCGGCCGCCTCGACGGCCTGCTGAACAATGCCTCGATCATCGGCCCGCGCACGCCGCTGGAGCAGCTGTCGGGCGACAACTTCATGCGTGTGATGCACATCAACGTCGATGCCACCTTCATGCTCACCAGCACCTTGCTGCCACTGCTGAAGCTGTCGGAAGACGCCTCGGTGGTGTTCACCAGCAGCAGCGTCGGGCGCAAGGGCCGGGCTTACTGGGGCGCCTACGGCGTGTCGAAGTTCGCCACCGAGGGCCTGATGCAGACCCTGGCCGACGAACTGGAAGGCGTGGCGCCGGTGCGCTCCAACAGCATCAACCCGGGCGCCACGCGTACGGCGATGCGGGCTCAGGCTTACCCCAGCGAGAACCCGCAGAACAACCCGCTGCCGGAAGAGATCATGCCGGTGTATCTGTACCTGATGGGGCCGGACAGCAAAGCAGTCAACGGGCAAGCGCTCAACGCCCAGTAA